One segment of Ipomoea triloba cultivar NCNSP0323 chromosome 12, ASM357664v1 DNA contains the following:
- the LOC115999888 gene encoding c-Myc-binding protein homolog: MEKEAKKEAFRKYLESSGVLDSLTKVLVALYEQNDKPSSAIEFVQQKLGGPVVSDYEKLQAEFSDLQTRYNELLTAHQEKCRELEELKNSRAEAFAKETNDPKAEAPNEGVSSVETSGKELSIA, from the exons ATG GAAAAGGAAGCAAAGAAAGAAGCGTTCAGAAAATATTTGGAGTCAAGTGGAGTCCTTGATTCTCTGACAAAAG TTCTTGTTGCACTGTATGAACAGAATGACAAGCCTTCTTCTGCAATTGA ATTCGTCCAACAAAAATTGGGCGGCCCAGTAGTGTCTGATTATGAAAAGCTACAAGCTGAATTCTCAGATTTGCAAACTCGGTACAATGAACTTCTAACAGCACACCAGGAAAAATGTAGAGAG TTAGAAGAACTAAAAAACTCAAGAGCTGAAGCATTCGCCAAGGAGACCAACGACCCCAAGGCGGAGGCTCCTAACGAAGGCGTTTCAAGCGTAGAAACATCTGGTAAAGAGTTGTCGATTGCATAG
- the LOC115998323 gene encoding AT-hook motif nuclear-localized protein 14-like, whose translation MEPNESTGLSSYYHHQTVHPPTANPNAAAAAAAVSASNVVPTNGMLPNAGNSGAAAAGGAASHMVYPGSMPSAVSSPMDTVKRKRGRPRKYGTPEQAAAAKRMSSAASASNSLPKKRDQAALGGGGGGSSYSLNKSQFAGIGDEGQGFTPHVINVVAGEDVSNKIMTFMQQSKREICILSASGAVSSASLLQPSTSGGSVTYEGRFDILSLSGSYVSNGRGGKTGGLSVCLASSDGQIIGGGVGGPLKAAGQIQVFVGTFIVDSKRDITGGVRHETPSQVGVSPPMPGVGFHSGFNSSHQNMGGSQFMSQPRGMQPTPLQWRADAAGHAVHQSPENGGFDHLGE comes from the exons ATGGAGCCGAATGAAAGCACTGGACTGAGCTCTTACTACCACCACCAAACAGTCCACCCGCCCACCGCTAACCCCAAcgccgcggcggcggcggcggctgtATCGGCCTCCAACGTCGTTCCGACGAATGGAATGTTGCCGAACGCCGGTAATAGCGGCGCCGCCGCAGCAGGCGGGGCCGCTTCTCACATGGTGTACCCCGGTTCGATGCCATCGGCCGTGTCGTCGCCGATGGATACCGTTAAGAGGAAGCGCGGAAGGCCTAGAAAGTACGGGACTCCAGAACAAGCGGCCGCCGCGAAGCGGATGTCTTCCGCTGCTTCCGCTTCTAATTCTCTGCCGAAGAAGAGGGATCAGGCGGCGCTGGGTGGCGGCGGAGGCGGCTCTTCATACTCTTTAAACAAATCTCAGTTTGCCGGGATTG GTGATGAGGGGCAAGGGTTTACACCTCACGTCATTAATGTGGTTGCTGGAGAG GATGTGAGCAACAAAATAATGACATTCATGCAACAAAGCAAGCGTGAAATATGCATTCTCTCAGCCTCTGGTGCAGTCTCCAGTGCATCTCTGCTCCAACCATCAACTTCTGGAGGCAGTGTTACATATGAG GGAAGATTTGACATCCTTTCATTATCTGGGTCATATGTAAGTAATGGACGTGGAGGGAAAACTGGTGGACTTAGTGTATGTTTGGCTAGCAGTGATGGTCAAATCATTGGAGGTGGAGTTGGTGGTCCCTTGAAAGCTGCAGGTCAAATCCAG GTTTTTGTAGGAACGTTCATTGTTGACTCAAAGAGGGATATAACAGGGGGTGTAAGACATGAAACACCTTCACAAGTTGGCGTGTCACCACCAATGCCAGGTGTTGGCTTCCATTCGGGGTTTAATTCTTCTCATCAAAATATGGGTGGAAGTCAATTCATGAGTCAGCCGCGGGGCATGCAACCAACACCTCTACAATGGAGGGCTGATGCAGCAGGCCATGCAGTGCACCAGTCACCAGAAAACGGGGGCTTTGACCACCTTGGCGAGTAG